The genome window CGTGCAGTTTGCGCAGGTCGCCGGTTACCCGATTCTGATCAAGGCCGCCATGGGCGGCGGCGGCCGCGGTATCCGGCTGGTACAGAACGACGAGGAGTTACCACGCGCCATTGAGATGGCCCGGTCGGAAGCCGCCTCAGCATTCGGCAGTCCGGACGTCTATTTGGAGAAGTATGTGGAAGAGCCGCGCCACATTGAGGTGCAGGTCCTCGCCGACGAGCACGGTCACATCATCCATCTGGGCGAACGCGAGTGTTCCGTTCAGAACCACCGGCACCAGAAGATTGTAGAAGAGAGCCCGGCGGTGCAGTTGACGCCGGCGCAGCGCGCCCGGATCGGCGAAGCGGCGGTAAAGGCTGCGCGCGCCGTTGCGTACAGCAACGCGGGCACGGTGGAGTTCCTTATGGATCGGCGTGGCGATTTCTACTTCCTCGAGATGAACAAGCGCCTTCAGGTAGAGCACTGCGTCACCGAAGCAATCACCGGTATCGATCTCGTGAAGGAGCAGATCCACATCGCTGCCGGCGAGCGCTTGAAGTACCGGCAGAAGGATATCCACTTCTCTGGGCACGCCATTGAGTGCCGCGTAAATGCCGAGGACCCGGCGAACGGTTTTGCTCCGAGCGCAGGCCGTATCCGGTCGTTCCAGATGCCCGGCGGTCCAGGCGTGCGCGTCGACAGCTGCCTTCGCAACAATCTGGAGGTACCGCCATGGTACGATCCACTGATCGCCAAGATCATCGTTGTGGATAAAGACCGCCCGCTTGCAATTGCCCGAATGGTGCGATGCCTCGCGGAGGCGCAGGTCGACGGAGTGCATACGAATCTGGAATTGCTCAAGACCATAGTCAGTAACGCGTTTTATCGACGGGGCGATATCACCACCGACTTTCTACAGCGGCGGATTCTCAATAACACGGGAGCGACACATTGATCGAGACTCTAAAGGGCCGGATCGTTTTTCTCATGGCGGTCGCGACAGCGATAGTGTCGATGGCTGCCACAAAGCCGGCACGCGCCGACGGCAAGTTCTATCTGCATAACGGAGACCGCGTGGTCTTCTATGGAGACAGCATCACCGAACAGCGCCTGTACACCACGTATGTGGAGAGCTACTGTGTTACGCGTTTTCCACACGAGCACTTCACGTTCATCCACAGCGGGTGGGGTGGAGACCGCGTCACCGGCGGTGGTGGCGGGCCAATCGACACTCGCCTGCAGCGTGACGTGGTGGCATACCATCCAACTGTTGTGACGATTGATCTGGCGATGAACGACGGTGGTTATCAGCCGTTCAACACCGGCCTGTTTCGAGTGTTCGTTCAGGGATACCGGCACATTATCGACGTTCTGGAACGTGACCTGCCGGGTGTGAGAATCACACTGCTGGAGGCGTCTCCATTCGATGATGTGACTCGAGCGCCGAGCTTTGCTGGTGGCTACAACGCGGTGCTGGAGGCGTACGGCGATGCGGTCGCCGAGCTGGGCCGCGAGTACCATCTTACGGTGGTGGACCTCAACGCACCACTTGTTGGCGCTTTGGCGCGCGCACTGGTCGCCGATCCGAGCGAGTCGCAGCATATCATTCCGGATCGCGTCCATCCGCAGGCCGGAGGCCACGCGATTATGGCTGCCGCGCTTCTGGAAGGCTGGAACGCACCTGCCCTTGTTGCCAATACGCATATTGACGCGGCATCGGCCCGCGCGATATCCGCCGAAGGCACGTCGATATACGATGTCTCGTTCCAGAATAACAAGCTCCGGTTTC of Armatimonadota bacterium contains these proteins:
- the accC gene encoding acetyl-CoA carboxylase biotin carboxylase subunit, which encodes MFKKVLIANRGEIAVRIIRACRELKIRSVAVYSTADADSLAVSMADESVCIGPPPPRDSYLHAPNIISAAHITGAEAIHPGIGFLSERASFAEACEACGVKFIGPRALAMERMGDKASARDAMKAADVPVVPGTGAISTEAEAVQFAQVAGYPILIKAAMGGGGRGIRLVQNDEELPRAIEMARSEAASAFGSPDVYLEKYVEEPRHIEVQVLADEHGHIIHLGERECSVQNHRHQKIVEESPAVQLTPAQRARIGEAAVKAARAVAYSNAGTVEFLMDRRGDFYFLEMNKRLQVEHCVTEAITGIDLVKEQIHIAAGERLKYRQKDIHFSGHAIECRVNAEDPANGFAPSAGRIRSFQMPGGPGVRVDSCLRNNLEVPPWYDPLIAKIIVVDKDRPLAIARMVRCLAEAQVDGVHTNLELLKTIVSNAFYRRGDITTDFLQRRILNNTGATH
- a CDS encoding GDSL family lipase, coding for MIETLKGRIVFLMAVATAIVSMAATKPARADGKFYLHNGDRVVFYGDSITEQRLYTTYVESYCVTRFPHEHFTFIHSGWGGDRVTGGGGGPIDTRLQRDVVAYHPTVVTIDLAMNDGGYQPFNTGLFRVFVQGYRHIIDVLERDLPGVRITLLEASPFDDVTRAPSFAGGYNAVLEAYGDAVAELGREYHLTVVDLNAPLVGALARALVADPSESQHIIPDRVHPQAGGHAIMAAALLEGWNAPALVANTHIDAASARAISAEGTSIYDVSFQNNKLRFRESDHCLPWPLDTAAGNPDMALAMQCSPFERDLNEYRLQVTGLPQSVGSWQIVVDGKPAGEVSRQDLERGVSLTSFPDLPANQQAAQVLALTRKHNDIHWQRWRVVQTPHAVNGVQVDAATQAEMDRLDAQENDVVVQQRAAALPVGHNVTLQPAPAAAG